In Bradyrhizobium sp. 195, the sequence TTTGACTGGCCAGGGCGAGCCTGGCCTCCATCCGACCGCCCCACCATGAGAGTGGCCAGCACAGGATGAAGTACATTGCGCCGACCACGCCGAAGACGAGCAACGGCTGGAAGGTCTGGTTCGACACGATTTGACCGGCGCGGGCGAGCTCGATGAAGCCGACGATGGCGGCGAGCGAGGTGCCCTTGATGAGCTGCACGAGATAACCGATGGTCGCCGGCAGCGAGATGCGGATCGCCTGTGGCAGCACGATATCGCGCATGCGGGACGAATAATGCAATCCGAGCGCCATCGCCGCCTCGGTCTGGCCGCGCGGCACGGCCTGGATCGCGCCACGCCAGATCTCGCCAAGAAACGCGGAGGCATTCACGGTGAAGCCGATTGCTACCGCCGTGAAGGCGTCGAGCTTCAGCCCGGTCAGCGCCAATCCGTAATACACGACGAAAAGCTGCAGCAGCAGCGGAGTGCCCTGGAATATCCCGATGTAGACGCGGGTGACCCATTCCACGCCCCTGTGGCCACAGGTGCGCAGCAATGCGATCGCGAGCCCCGCCGTGCAGCCACCTACGAACGCGACCAGCGTGAGCAGCATGGTCCATTGCAGGCCACGCAGCAGGAAGCCGAACTCTGGAAGACCAAAATGCGGTGTCATGATCTTCCCCTCAGCGTGTCGGATATGAGAAAAAGCGGTGAGAGATGACCGCAAAGCCCAGCATCAGCAGCCAGGAGATCGCGAGATAGAGGAAGGTGACGGAGAAATAGACCTCGAAGCTGCGGAAGGTGTCGCTCTCGATGCGCTGTGCAACCGACGTCAGTTCGTAGGCGGACACAGCCGAACAGATCGACGATGTCAGCGTGAGCATGATGAACTGCCCCGTCAGCGAGGGGTAGATCGCGCGAAGCGCGGGCTTGAGCACGATGAAACGGAACACCTGCCCTTTGTGCAGTCCGAGCGCGTAGCCGGCCTCCACCTGTCCTTTGTGGATAGACTGAACGCCGCCGCGAATGATCTCGATGGCGTAGGCGCCGCCATTGATACCGAGCGCGATGACGGCGGTCGCCGTCGGATTGAGCTTCAATCCGACGAGCGGCAGGGCGAAGAACAAGAAGAAGATCTGCACCAGGAAAGGCGTGTTGCGCACGACCTCGACGAAGCCGATCACAAGACCACGCAACCACGCCGCCTTCGAATCGCGTGCCGCGACCCCTCCGACACCGATCAGCATCGCGAGCGACATTCCGGCGAGCGCCAGGCCCAACGTACCCACGCACCCCCACAGCAGTGCGGGCATTGCATGCCAAACCACAGAGAAATCGAGCGTATAGCCCATCTTGCGTTTCCTCTCGGGCGTTGTGCGTACCGCTCGCCCATCGGCCTGACGTCACCCTCCCAGGGATGCAAAAGTGGCGAAGAAGACGTCTGGATCGGGTGAGATGCCCGTGAACAAGCGGAATGCTTCGGTGCCCTGGAAAATCGCCATGCCACCGCCGTCGACGGTGCGGCAGCCCAGAGCACGCGCCGCGCGCAGCAATGCGGTTTCCAGCGGGAAGTAGACGATCTCGGCGACCCACAGATCGGGACGCAGCAAGGCCATCGGCAGCGGCGTGCCCGGATATTTGTCCATACCGATCGGCGTCGCATTGACGATTCCGTCTGCGACAGCGACGCAAGCTGCGACATCCTGGCCGGCCCTCAAGCGCCGTTCGACGAATCGAGGGGACAATGCGTCGACCACGCTCTGCGCCTTGGCCAAATCGAGGTCTATGATCGTCAGTTCCTGCACGCCGAGCTTCATCAGCGCGAAAGCCACGGCCGCGCCTGCGCCGCCCGCGCCGAACTGGACGACACGGCCGAGCGGGGCAGCTTGCATGTTGCGGCGAAAATTCTCCGCGAAGCCGAACCAGTCCGTGTTATGGCCGGTCATTCGACCGTTCCTGACGACCACGGTGTTCACGGCGCCTAGCGCCTCTGCGTCGGGCGAAAGCTCGTCCAGGAGCGGAATGATCGCCTGTTTGCAGGGATGGGTCACGTTCAGCCCGTCAAAGCCCATCCGCTTTGCCGCCGTCAGCAATTCCGGCAGCGCTTCGACTCCGAGCTTCAGCTCGGTCAGATCGATCGTCTTGTAGAGATAGCGGATGCCGGCGGCGTCAGCGGCCGCTTCGTGCATCGGCGGGGTGCGGGACGCCGCGATGCCGCTGCCGATCAGGCCGACGAGGAAGCTGGACTTCGGATGCATGTTCGGCAGCGCCCGTCAGCTCAGTGGAACGGTCAGTTCGGCGATGACCCGAGCCGTGCTCGGCCGCACGCCGCGCCACCAGGCAAACGCTTCCGCCGCCTGCTCGACCAGCATGCCGACGCCGTCGGCCAGCTTGGCTACGCCTTCGGCGCGGGCCGCTCGCAGAAAGGGGGTCAATCCCTTGCCGTAGGCAAGTTCGTACGCCAGCTCCGCACCGCGGAAGACGTTGCCGGGAAGTGGCGGCATCTCACCTCGCAGGCTGGCCGATGTCGCGTTGACCACGACGTCATAACCCACGGCAAGATCGGCGAGTTCAGTGTAGCCGCTGACGATCAGGGGACCGCAGCCCGCAAACTCTTCCGCCAATGCCACGGCTTTCGACAGCGTTCGATTGACGAGAACCAGCTCGGACGGCTCCTGGCGCAGGAACGGAAACAGCGCGCCACGTGCGGCCCCTCCAGCGCCGAGTATCAGAACGCGCCGGCCTGCCATTTTGACGCCGAGATTGACGGTGATGTCACGCACCAGTCCGACTCCGTCGAAATTCTCGGCAATGACCCGATCGCCGTCGAACTTGAGGCAGTTTGCGGCACCTGCTCGTTCGGCGCTCTCGGAAAGTTCGTTTGCGTAGGCGAAGGCATCGAGCTTGAACGGAGCGGTGATGTTCAGCCCCTTGGCGCCCTCTGTCCGGAATTGATCAACCCGTTCGTTGAAGCCGTTGAGCGGTCCCTCGATTGTCTCATAGACAAGGTCCTGTCCCGTCATTCGGGCGAAAGCGCCATGGATGAAGGGTGATTTGCTGAAGCCGATCGGATTGCCAATCACCGCATAACGATCGCTCATGGCTTACTCCTGCACGGCAGCTTCGTTGTAGAGGACACCGTCGCGCACCATCGCCTCAACGAGATTGGCCGACAGTCCCAGCGACTCTGCAATGCGGCGATTGTCCTGGCCAAGCAGTGGTGCCGGAGTCCGTACCGTGGTGTCGCAGTCGGAGAAACGGAAAGGCAGGTTCGGCAACGTCACCTTGCCGAGCACCGGATGCTCCTGCTCGACCAGCATGCCGCGCGCCTGGATCTGCGGATCCCTCACGACCTCTTCGATGGTCTGCACAGGAGCGGACGGCACACTGGCTTTATCGAGTGCTGCAAGACAAGCATCCCGAGACGGCTGCGACAGCGTCCAGTTTCGCACAATCTCCATCGCTTCGGCATAATGGGCGTTCCGCGCGGCGGGTTTGGCGAAGCGCTCGTCGGATGCCAGCGTGTCCCCTCCGATCAGCATCGCCAATCGCCGCCATGCATCATCGACTTGGGCGGCGATGACAAGATTACCGTCCCTGGCCGGAAAAACGCCGTAGACAGTCGAGTCCGGTTGTCCGCTGCCGGTCTGCTTCGGCAGGTCCGTACCGCCGGAAAGAAAGTAGCGCTGAACCGCATAATCGTGCATCGAGACCATGCAGTCGTACAGCGCCAGATCGATATGCTGGCCACGCCCGGACGACGCGCGGCCGACCAGCGCTGCATTGATGGCAGCCACACCATGAATGCCGGTGTACATGTCTGCCAACGGCATACGAAGCAGCGGCGGGGCTTCGCCGGGGGTACCCAATTGCGCCAGCGCGCCCGACATCGCCTCTGCGATCAGGCCGAAGCCGGGGCGGTCGGCATAGGGGCCGGTGTGGCCATAGGCGGAGACCGAGCAGTAGACCAGCCTTGGATTCCGCGCCGACAGCGTCTTGTAACCGAGCCCGAGGCGTTCGAGCGCGCCGGGGCGATAGTTTTCGATGAAGACATCGGCCGTATCGACCAGCTTCATCATCATGTCGAGGCCCCGTTTGTCGCGCAGATCGATACACAGGCCCTGCTTGCCCATGTTCTGCTGCAGGAAGTAGCCGGACTGGCCGTCCTTGAAATAGCCATGGGCGCGGCCCGCATCACCTGCCTTCGGACGCTCCACCTTGATGACTTCAGCGCCCATCGCGGCGAGGCAGCGGCCCATGAACGGGCCTGCCAGGAAATGGCTGTAGTCGATGACGCGAATGCCTTTGAGCGGCAGATCTTGCGCGGTCATGCCTGCTCTCCTGCGGCGCCGGTCTTCGGGCGCATGGGAATCATCAGCCGATGCTCGCCGAGTTGCACCACTTCGCCGCGCTGATTGATCAGCTCCGAGGGCAGCACCACGATGCCCCACCCTTCCCGCTTCGTGGCGCGCATTGAACCGACGCGAAACTTCACGTGCACGGTGTCGCCGAGCTTGATCGGCAGCTTGAAATCCCATGTCCAGCCCAGCGACATTCCCGGAAGGAAGCGGTAGTCGGCGCGGGTCTTCAAACCATCGGCCAGCGACAGACCAAACAGCCCGTGCGCGACGCGCGTACCGAATGGTGTGGTCTTGGCGTATTCCTCGTCGACATGAACAGGCGTGAAATCACCCGTCAGTTCGGCATAGGCATTCACCATCGCTTCAGTGACCGTCACTGCGGGGGTGACGCATTCGTCACCGACCTTGGCATCGTCCCAGTAGCGCTCATCGGTCATCTCGCGTCTTCCTCTAGGCACGGGGATTGATCGCCAGGACCGCTTCCACGGCACCTACACTGGCTTGCAAGATTTCGACGTTGAGTCCGCCCGGCAGCTCGAGCCAGTTCGGCCCGGCAGGCTGTGCCTTGGCGCCCCAGGCCGCGGCGCGGGCGAGCACACCTTCGTAATCGTCGACCATGATGCCGAGATGGGCGAGACGCCCTTCCGGTCCCGCAAAATTCGGATCCTCAATGAGTTGCACGCTTCCGAGCACCCAGACCTGGCGAGGGCGTGCACCATTGGCGGAGTGCTCGTCGCGAATGGCAAGACCAAGCACCTCACGAAAAAACGCGACGTGGTGATCAACGTCCCGCACGCGGATCGCGACGTGCTCGACATAAGCGCGGGGCAACGACATCGTCTCAGGCCTTTCCCGGATAATCGCTGCGGGCGTATTCGAGCCCTTTGACCAACGCGACGAGGGTCGAGTTGACGGGAGTCGGCACGTTGAGCTTGACGCCCCAGCGCACGACCGAGCCGTGAATGTAATCAACCTCGGTCAAATTGCCGGACTGCAGGCTCTGCAACATCGACGTCTTGAAGTCGGGCGGCAGTCCAGCAGACGCCATCGTCCAGGCCCGGCGCGGATCGGCAATCGAGATCTTCACGCCGGCCGCCTGCGCGACCGCGATGCCCTCGGAGATTGCGGCTAGCGCGCAATCTTCCAGGATCGACAGCGAATAGAGACCGCCGTAAGTCAGCCCGGTAACGGCGGTAATCCCTCCTCCGGCGACATTGATGAACAACTTGTCCCACATCGTGCCCAGGATGTTGTCGCTGAGCAGTGAGAGAATGCCGGCACGATTGAACGTCTCGGAAATTCGCCGTGCGCGCTCCGTCAAGCGTCCGTCAAGTTCGCCGATGATGGTTTCCTTGCCGATGACCCCGGAGCGAACATGACCGGGGCCAAGCAGCACGCCGCCAACGTAGGTCTTGCCTGCCATGACCCGGTCACGACCAACTTCCTCCGAAAGAATGTCCTCGTGACCAAGCCCGTTTTGAAGCGACATCACGACCGTCTGCGGCCCGATGATCGGCGCGGCCGCCCGGATCGCATCGCGCGTGTGGTAGGATTTGACCAGGACGATGACGAGGTCCGCCACGATGCCGGCCTGGTTCGCGGAGGTGCAGGCCGAGACCTTCACAACGGTCTCGGCGTCGCCTTCGAGCATCCGTAGGCCGCCGGCATTGATCGCGTCGACATGAGCCTGAAACGGGTCGATCAAACAAACCTCGGCACCACCGCGCGCCAGCGTGCCGCCGATGGTCGAGCCTAGGGCCCCCGCTCCGATAAAGCAGATCCTCATCCGAACGTTTCTCCCGCGCCTTTCTTGGCGTCGGAAGCGTGGTAGCAGTCCGCCCTGTATTTGGATATGCTATGATCCTTATAACCATTATTGTAGATCGTAATGAAGCACCGGGACCTCTCCGAGACGAACCTGCTGGAGCCGCGCCTGCTCCGGCTGTTTGACGCACTGTTTTCAACGGGTAGTGTCACCAGGGCAGCCGAGAAACTCGGTCAAAGCCAGCCGACCATTTCGATCTGGCTGGCGCGTCTGCGAATGGAACTGGATGATCCGCTCTTCATCCGGTCGACAGAGGGAATGCTGCCCACTCCACGTGCCGAGGCTCTCATCGGCACGGCTAGACAGGCCTTGGACATGCTGCGGCGTCTCGCGGAGCTCCGTCCTGAGTTTGATCCGGCCACTGCAAAGCGCCGCTTCATCATCTGCATGACGGATGCGAGCCATATCACGCTCCTTCCGGCCATCCTCGGCCACGTTCGTCGTGTTTCTCCGGGCATCCGCATCGAAGCGGCGCAGATCGGCGGCGATACCCCACGGATGCTGCAGTCTGGCGAGGCCGATCTGGCGCTCGGCTACATCTCGGATCTCGATGCCGGGCACTTCCAACAGGTGCTCTTTCCGCAGGATTGGGTCTGCTTGGCGAACGCAAACCATGCCCGGATCCGCGACCGCATCACCGCAAAGGATTTCAGGCGTGAGGCCCACGTCCTCATTCGCCCCGGCACCGGACATCTCTTGCTCGGGGACGCGCTACGGGAGCAGCGCATGGTCCTTGACGTTGCGCTCGAGCTACCGGGCTTCTTGGGGTTACCCGCAATTGTGGGGACGACTGACCTGATCGCCACCCTTCCAAGACACATCGGCGAAACGCTGGCGCACTATTACGGACTACGCGTGCTCGACTGCCCGCTGGCGATCGCCGGCTTTACGGTGAAGCAATATTGGCACGCCCGCTTCCATCACGACCCGGCAAACCAATGGTTGCGTGACGTCTGCGGCGAACTCTTTCAACAGCAGGAAGTGCGGGGTCTACATCGTTCCGGTCGGACAAAAAAGCGAAGGCCTCGCGATTCTCCCTTGTAGTCGGGAGCGTCCAGGAGACGCCTCCTTCCGTGCCTTGGCCAACCGAAGGCCGATCAACGCAGCTCCGATCGGCGGAAGAACCGAGATGCGCTTTAGTGTTATGTCCGCTTCGTGCGGATACACCAACACCACGTCCCGTACCTCACCAGTCGTGTCATCGCAGTACCGCACCTGCGAGCCCATGCGGACCACGCCGCGCAGATCGGAATTGTCTGTCACCACGCTTGCACGCTCTATCTCCCCGGCAAGGAGATGCGACACGCGCGGGAAGAGCGCCGAGCTTGAACTGCCAGAGCGTTTGGGCACCCGGCCTCATCCTCCAACACCGTGATGGCTGGCAACGCGATTTCAGGCTTGTCCTTGCGATTAGTCTTGGGCATTCTGGTAAGCGGAGGTGGCCGACGATCGCGCGACCATCGTGCTTGAAAGTGACGCGCCGCTTTTCGATGCTCATCCACCTCCTTGCGCCTGCTAAGTGGCAAATGCGCCGCGACTTGACGGTGCCCTTCGGGCAAGGGTGACAATAGTGTCGTTTGCCGTCGTTCTGTGTCGCAGTTTGCGCAACACGAAATGGTGTTTGTTCGCTTGCTACCGCGCCCGTTGAGTTTCCCGCAGCATGATTCCCCTGCAGAGGCCCTCGCAGCATTCAACCATCATTTCAGTCAGCGCCCGCACCTTTCGGGCTGGATGTTGGCCGGCCGGCCGTACCACGTAGATGCCCAAACTTGGGGGGGGATACTGCTTCATCACCGGGACCAACGCACTGGACTCGAGATGCTCGATGATAAGTTCCTTCGGAATACCTGCAAGCCCGATGCCCGCGAGAGCAGCGGCGACGAGAGCGACGGCGTTGTCCGCTTTAAAGCGCCCTTTCGGCCTCAGTGTGATCAGCTTGTCGCCATCAAGTGCCAGCCATGTCTCAGTCCCTTGCATGACAACGTCGTGAGTTTCGAATTCTTCCGGGGTTTCTGGAGCACCATGACGCTCGATGTATTCAGGCGTCGCCACATATACGGCTGGCGTGTATCCGACTTTCCTGGCGAGCAGGTTCGAGTCGGCGAGGTGACCGATCCTGATGGCGCAATCAAATCCTTCCGCGATCAGATCAACGAATCGGTCCGTATAGCAAGCGCGAACCTGCAGCTCAGGATTCAGGCGCGCCAGTTCCGCGATCACCGGCGCGAAGTGCGTCGGGCCGAAGGTCAGCGGAGCGGCGATCCGTAAGTTGCCGCGTAGTTTGCCCGCTGGCAGGATCGTTTCTCGAGCAATGTCGATCTCTGCGCAAACCTTCGCGGCGTGTTCGCGAAACGTTATTCCAGCTTCCGTCAGGCCAGCGCCACGAGTGGTTCGTGCGAGCAACTGGATACCCAGGTCGGCCTCTAGCCTAGCTAACCGCCGACTGATGATTGACTTGGAAACGCCAAGACGAAGCGCAGCTGCCGTGACACTTCCAGCATCGGCGACCTCAACGAATGTTCGTAGTTCCTCGATATCCAATCGCGTCCCCGTTCCGCAACTCAGCACAGCACTCCTTGAAGCTATACGCACGAGAAATGCAATGGCATTCGAACATGCGCGCTGCGCTGCACTCGCGGCAAATGAGCGCTCCCGCAGGAAAGGAATTGCCATGAGTTTTCGCCAAGGTCTCGGTTCCCTCCTTAGACCGGAGGATTCGGTGTTGGTTCTGATCGACCATCAGCCCTACCAGCTCGCCAACCTGAACAGCCATGATCCTCAGGCAGTAGTTAACAATACCACTGCACTAGCCAAGGCCGCCAAGGTCTTCGGCGTCCCAACGATCCTGACGAGCGTCATTGCGGGGCGGGGCGGACTGATCTTCAAGCATATCACCGACGTCTTCCCAGACCAGAAGGTGATCGACCGCACCTTCATCAATACTTGGGAAGACAAGGCCGTCGTAGATGCTGTGAAAGCGACCGGACGTAAGCAGCTGGTCATAGCCGGCCTCTGGACAGAAGTCTGCGTCGCGATGCCGGCGATCCAGGCCGCGGGCGAAGGCTGGGATGTGACAGTGATCACCGACGCATCAGGAGGCACCTCGGTTGAGGCCCACGAGGTCGCCATTCAGCGCATGATCGGGGCCGGCATCAACATGATGACCTGGTTGGCCCTCGCAGCCGAATGGCAGCGCGACTGGGCGCGTCTCAAGACGGCTGGTCCGCTGACGCAGGTCATGATCGATCACGTTGGCGGCAGCGGCGTCGCCTACCTGTGGGAGCAGCAGCTGCTGAACACACCAGTGCCCAACGAACAGTCGGCAGGCATCTGATCGGAATGAAGGGGGGACCGGGATGCGCCCCGTGGCGCAACCCGCTCCCTGCCCCGCCGCAGAAAACGGCGGCCTAAAGGTGCAGCTCGCCGCCTAGGAGCGTGAAGATGTCGATTGATGGCTTCCTCATCGGACAGGGGATCGACGTCACTCACCCAGAGTTTCGGGTGAGCCCCCGGCTTCAATCGCGGACCCAACTTTCGTTCGAGATCATGGAGGGTCCCTTCTCCCACGCCGAGACGTTCGCGATAGAAGTTGCTCCCCTTCGAGCAGACCTCTTCGCGGTGAGCTGGGCGGAAGACAGTGGCGGCACGGTCACGGACGTTCAGGATTACGATCGCGGACTGGGCCCCTCGCTCATCACGCTTCCTGCCGGGGGACTTCCTTAGGATGCGGGGTAAACTCGAGATCACTAAGGCGGCCGATCAGATCTTCGACGATCGTCCCGAACGCAGTAAAGCGCTGGTGCCGGCTGCATTGACGGCGCTGCTCCAGCGGCACGACCCGTCTGCGGTCGAACAGCTCTACCCACCTGGCTGTGTCCAACACCATCCCGACGTCGCCCGGGGACGCAACGCGCTCTCATCTGTCGGCATCTCCATCTTCGATCCTCTGGAACGGAAGCGTCAGGCGCCACGAGACGCCGGCTAAGCCGAGCAGCCACCCGATCCCTCCTGCGCCTCGAAGGACCCAAAATGGATATCGGCATCGACAGCTTCGCCGCCATCCTCCCTGATCTCGCGACTGGCGCGCCGCCGTCCGCCACCGATCGAATGGCCGAGCTTCTCGACGAGGTCGAGGTCGCAGACAGGGTCGGTCTCGACGTTTTCGGAATTGGCGAGCACCATCGCGCGGAGTTCCTCGACTCCGCGCCGGCGATCATCCTCGCCGCCGCGGCCGCACGAACCAGGCGAATTCGTCTGACCAGCGCGGTGACGGTGCTGAGCGCGGCCGATCCCGTACGCGTGTTCCAGGAGTTCGCTACGCTTGACCTGATCTCAAAGGGCCGGGCCGAGCTCGTCGTCGGCCGCGGATCCTTCGGCGAGGCCTTCCCGCTCTTTGGCCTCGACACACGCGCCTATGACGACCTCTTCGCCGGGAAGCTCGACCTGTTCATGCATCTCGGCAAAACCAGCCACCCGCGCTGGCAGGGGCGCTTCCGGCCGGAGCTGATCGGTCAGGGCGTGTTCCCACGTCCGTACCAGGAACGGCTACCCGTCTGGAGCGGCGTGGGCGGCACGCCGCAGTCGTTCGCGCGCGCCGGCGTGCTCGGTCTGCCGCTGATGGTGGCGATTATCGGCGGAACCTTCGAGCGCTTCCGCCCCCTCGTCGACCTTTATTACGAAGCGGGCGCGCGGGCGGGGCATGATCGCGCCACACTCAAGGTGGGCGTCCACGCGATGGGATTCGTAGCCGAAACCAACGTGGCGGCCGGCGACGCCTTCTTCCCCGGCTGGGCCCACCTCACCGAGACCGTCGGGCGCGAGCGGGGCTGGGCACCTCCGACGCGCGCGCACTTCGACGCCATGGCCGGCCCTGACGGCGCGTTCCTGGTAGGTGATCCGACGACAGTTGTGGCCAAGATCCAGAAGGCAAGTGCAGTCCTGGGCGGGCTCTCACGTATCACTTTTCAAATGAGCACCGCCTTGCAAGACTCCGCTGCGATGAGGCGCGCGATCGAGCTTCTTGGCAATGAAGTCGCTCCCGTCGCCAGGAGCATCGTTTGAAAGCTGGCCAGGAGAGTAGTTATGGCATCCCGCCCCCGACGTCGCTGGTGTTCGGTCGTGATCACGGGAGCCGGTACCGGTCTCGGTCGCGAGCTCGCGTTGAGCTACGCCGCCCGAGGCAGTGTCGTCTTCGGTACTGCAGGGTCTGCCGCTGAGGTGCAAGAGCTCAGAACTGCATCGGGTGGGCGCGTCAGCCTCGCAGTGAGCGATGTCACCAAATTCACCAAAGGCAAAATTTGGGCGGAAGGCGTGTCGGAGGCGCTCGATGGGGCCGGACTCGACCTCCTGATCAACAATTCACATATCATCCCCCCAAGCCCGCTCGAAGCGGTCTCCATTGATACGGCACGGCATGCTCTTGAGGAGAACGTCCTTGGTGCGATGAGCGTTATTAATGCCTTTCTGCCGGCGCTTCGCCGAGCGCGCGGCCAGATCGTCCAAATCATCGACGCGAGTAGAAGTACCCCAATTACCTTTTGTGGGCTTGCGGCAACATCTAACGCGGCGCTCGAGGCGCTCGTGTCCGCTTACCGGGCCGACCTCAAGCCGTTCGGCGTGCACGTCACGACGGTATCGATGGGCCGCATCCAAGGCGGTGATGTATCGACGACTTCAGATGCTCTGATGAGCGCCGCCAAGAACATGGGCCCTGAGCAGCGCGAATTGTATGGTAGGCGGCTTGCAAAATATTCCAAGAGTAACGAAGAGCCGGGCGCTAACGCTTTGGATCCCTGTGAAGCTGCTGCGCGCGTGATCGGGATTCTCGACCAGGAACCCGTGCCAAGCCGGGTCGCCGTTGGGTCCGATGCGGAGGCAGCTTAGGGCAAGTCAGCATCTATCCGACGATCACCGGATGGAATGCCACTGGAGCCAATGGCACCAGCTAACTGAATCGGGGATCGCGGAAACACGGAGATGAACCCTTGGCC encodes:
- a CDS encoding ketopantoate reductase family protein; its protein translation is MRICFIGAGALGSTIGGTLARGGAEVCLIDPFQAHVDAINAGGLRMLEGDAETVVKVSACTSANQAGIVADLVIVLVKSYHTRDAIRAAAPIIGPQTVVMSLQNGLGHEDILSEEVGRDRVMAGKTYVGGVLLGPGHVRSGVIGKETIIGELDGRLTERARRISETFNRAGILSLLSDNILGTMWDKLFINVAGGGITAVTGLTYGGLYSLSILEDCALAAISEGIAVAQAAGVKISIADPRRAWTMASAGLPPDFKTSMLQSLQSGNLTEVDYIHGSVVRWGVKLNVPTPVNSTLVALVKGLEYARSDYPGKA
- a CDS encoding amino acid ABC transporter permease → MGYTLDFSVVWHAMPALLWGCVGTLGLALAGMSLAMLIGVGGVAARDSKAAWLRGLVIGFVEVVRNTPFLVQIFFLFFALPLVGLKLNPTATAVIALGINGGAYAIEIIRGGVQSIHKGQVEAGYALGLHKGQVFRFIVLKPALRAIYPSLTGQFIMLTLTSSICSAVSAYELTSVAQRIESDTFRSFEVYFSVTFLYLAISWLLMLGFAVISHRFFSYPTR
- a CDS encoding MoaF-related domain-containing protein, producing MSIDGFLIGQGIDVTHPEFRVSPRLQSRTQLSFEIMEGPFSHAETFAIEVAPLRADLFAVSWAEDSGGTVTDVQDYDRGLGPSLITLPAGGLP
- a CDS encoding LysR family transcriptional regulator produces the protein MDIEELRTFVEVADAGSVTAAALRLGVSKSIISRRLARLEADLGIQLLARTTRGAGLTEAGITFREHAAKVCAEIDIARETILPAGKLRGNLRIAAPLTFGPTHFAPVIAELARLNPELQVRACYTDRFVDLIAEGFDCAIRIGHLADSNLLARKVGYTPAVYVATPEYIERHGAPETPEEFETHDVVMQGTETWLALDGDKLITLRPKGRFKADNAVALVAAALAGIGLAGIPKELIIEHLESSALVPVMKQYPPPSLGIYVVRPAGQHPARKVRALTEMMVECCEGLCRGIMLRETQRAR
- a CDS encoding LysR family transcriptional regulator, with product MKHRDLSETNLLEPRLLRLFDALFSTGSVTRAAEKLGQSQPTISIWLARLRMELDDPLFIRSTEGMLPTPRAEALIGTARQALDMLRRLAELRPEFDPATAKRRFIICMTDASHITLLPAILGHVRRVSPGIRIEAAQIGGDTPRMLQSGEADLALGYISDLDAGHFQQVLFPQDWVCLANANHARIRDRITAKDFRREAHVLIRPGTGHLLLGDALREQRMVLDVALELPGFLGLPAIVGTTDLIATLPRHIGETLAHYYGLRVLDCPLAIAGFTVKQYWHARFHHDPANQWLRDVCGELFQQQEVRGLHRSGRTKKRRPRDSPL
- a CDS encoding VOC family protein; its protein translation is MSLPRAYVEHVAIRVRDVDHHVAFFREVLGLAIRDEHSANGARPRQVWVLGSVQLIEDPNFAGPEGRLAHLGIMVDDYEGVLARAAAWGAKAQPAGPNWLELPGGLNVEILQASVGAVEAVLAINPRA
- the aroE gene encoding shikimate dehydrogenase, encoding MSDRYAVIGNPIGFSKSPFIHGAFARMTGQDLVYETIEGPLNGFNERVDQFRTEGAKGLNITAPFKLDAFAYANELSESAERAGAANCLKFDGDRVIAENFDGVGLVRDITVNLGVKMAGRRVLILGAGGAARGALFPFLRQEPSELVLVNRTLSKAVALAEEFAGCGPLIVSGYTELADLAVGYDVVVNATSASLRGEMPPLPGNVFRGAELAYELAYGKGLTPFLRAARAEGVAKLADGVGMLVEQAAEAFAWWRGVRPSTARVIAELTVPLS
- a CDS encoding hydrolase, with the translated sequence MSFRQGLGSLLRPEDSVLVLIDHQPYQLANLNSHDPQAVVNNTTALAKAAKVFGVPTILTSVIAGRGGLIFKHITDVFPDQKVIDRTFINTWEDKAVVDAVKATGRKQLVIAGLWTEVCVAMPAIQAAGEGWDVTVITDASGGTSVEAHEVAIQRMIGAGINMMTWLALAAEWQRDWARLKTAGPLTQVMIDHVGGSGVAYLWEQQLLNTPVPNEQSAGI
- a CDS encoding MaoC family dehydratase, which translates into the protein MTDERYWDDAKVGDECVTPAVTVTEAMVNAYAELTGDFTPVHVDEEYAKTTPFGTRVAHGLFGLSLADGLKTRADYRFLPGMSLGWTWDFKLPIKLGDTVHVKFRVGSMRATKREGWGIVVLPSELINQRGEVVQLGEHRLMIPMRPKTGAAGEQA
- a CDS encoding shikimate dehydrogenase, whose translation is MHPKSSFLVGLIGSGIAASRTPPMHEAAADAAGIRYLYKTIDLTELKLGVEALPELLTAAKRMGFDGLNVTHPCKQAIIPLLDELSPDAEALGAVNTVVVRNGRMTGHNTDWFGFAENFRRNMQAAPLGRVVQFGAGGAGAAVAFALMKLGVQELTIIDLDLAKAQSVVDALSPRFVERRLRAGQDVAACVAVADGIVNATPIGMDKYPGTPLPMALLRPDLWVAEIVYFPLETALLRAARALGCRTVDGGGMAIFQGTEAFRLFTGISPDPDVFFATFASLGG
- a CDS encoding GreA/GreB family elongation factor is translated as MGSQVRYCDDTTGEVRDVVLVYPHEADITLKRISVLPPIGAALIGLRLAKARKEASPGRSRLQGRIARPSLFCPTGTM
- a CDS encoding CaiB/BaiF CoA transferase family protein, whose amino-acid sequence is MTAQDLPLKGIRVIDYSHFLAGPFMGRCLAAMGAEVIKVERPKAGDAGRAHGYFKDGQSGYFLQQNMGKQGLCIDLRDKRGLDMMMKLVDTADVFIENYRPGALERLGLGYKTLSARNPRLVYCSVSAYGHTGPYADRPGFGLIAEAMSGALAQLGTPGEAPPLLRMPLADMYTGIHGVAAINAALVGRASSGRGQHIDLALYDCMVSMHDYAVQRYFLSGGTDLPKQTGSGQPDSTVYGVFPARDGNLVIAAQVDDAWRRLAMLIGGDTLASDERFAKPAARNAHYAEAMEIVRNWTLSQPSRDACLAALDKASVPSAPVQTIEEVVRDPQIQARGMLVEQEHPVLGKVTLPNLPFRFSDCDTTVRTPAPLLGQDNRRIAESLGLSANLVEAMVRDGVLYNEAAVQE
- a CDS encoding amino acid ABC transporter permease — translated: MTPHFGLPEFGFLLRGLQWTMLLTLVAFVGGCTAGLAIALLRTCGHRGVEWVTRVYIGIFQGTPLLLQLFVVYYGLALTGLKLDAFTAVAIGFTVNASAFLGEIWRGAIQAVPRGQTEAAMALGLHYSSRMRDIVLPQAIRISLPATIGYLVQLIKGTSLAAIVGFIELARAGQIVSNQTFQPLLVFGVVGAMYFILCWPLSWWGGRMEARLALASQR